One Gemmatimonas sp. DNA window includes the following coding sequences:
- a CDS encoding isoprenylcysteine carboxylmethyltransferase family protein: MTAPVSEAERSTAARIGQVLFKNRGWLPVPFLAVPLLVPGVQSAQTWIAGLLLVLLGELVRTAGVAAAGTVTRRRSRDVQRLVTYGAFAWCRNPLYVGNFLAWIGFTVVSGVNWFIPVAIVIFAIEYTLIVRYEEGVLESIFGQEYLDYKARTPRWFGRPPSGSTEGQHDWAEAIWSERSTVLQYVVLCGLFWLKNRGWAV, encoded by the coding sequence ATGACTGCTCCTGTTTCCGAAGCCGAACGTTCAACCGCTGCCCGTATCGGGCAGGTGCTGTTCAAGAACCGCGGCTGGCTTCCCGTGCCATTTCTGGCGGTGCCGCTGCTGGTGCCCGGCGTACAGTCGGCACAGACGTGGATCGCCGGCCTGCTGCTGGTGCTGCTGGGCGAGTTGGTGCGCACCGCGGGTGTGGCGGCGGCGGGGACCGTCACGCGTCGTCGCTCGCGCGATGTGCAGCGCCTCGTCACGTACGGCGCATTCGCGTGGTGCCGGAACCCGCTCTACGTGGGCAACTTTCTGGCGTGGATCGGCTTCACGGTGGTGTCGGGCGTGAACTGGTTCATTCCGGTGGCGATCGTGATCTTCGCGATCGAGTACACGCTGATCGTGCGCTACGAAGAAGGCGTGCTGGAATCGATCTTCGGACAGGAGTATCTGGACTACAAAGCACGCACGCCGCGGTGGTTCGGTCGTCCGCCCAGCGGCAGCACGGAAGGGCAGCATGATTGGGCCGAAGCCATCTGGAGCGAGCGCTCGACGGTGCTGCAGTACGTGGTGTTGTGCGGGCTGTTCTGGCTCAAGAACCGCGGCTGGGCGGTGTAA